Below is a window of Leisingera sp. S132 DNA.
GGCGGCATGAGATGGAAAGCCTGGATATGGAGGACGCGCTGTCCTTCTATCGCACCTATTATGCACCCAATAACGCCATACTGGTGGTGTCCGGCGATGTGCAGCCGGATGAAGTGAAGGCGCTGGCAGAAGAATACTATGGTGCGATTCCGGCAAACCCGGACCTGCCGGAACGGTTCCGCAGTCAGGAACCGCCGCAAACAGCCGCCCGTCGGCTTACGTTCGAAGACGCGCGCGTCGCGCAACCCTATGTGCAGCGATCCTATTTGGCGCCGGAGCGGGACAGCGGTGATCAGCAGAAGGCCGGAGCGCTCTACCTGCTGGCTGAGCTTCTGGGCGGGGGCAATACCTCATTCCTGGCAAATGCTTTGCAGTTCGACCAGCAGGTCGCCGTTTACACCGGCGCCTTTTACTCGGGAAGCACGCTGGACGATACGTCGTTTACGCTGCTGATCGTCCCAGCCGAAGGCATCAGCATGGAACAGGCCGAAGCGGCGCTGGACGCCACCCTCGCCCGTTTTCTGGAGGAAGGCGTGGACGAGGCCCAGCTGGAGCGGATCAAGCTGCAATTGCGCGCTGCCGAAATCTACGACCGTGACAACGTGAATGGCATCGCCAACCGTTATGGGCAGGCACTCAGCATCGGGCTGACGGTGAAGGATGTGCAGGACTGGCCGAAGATCCTGCAATCCGTTACCGCGGATGAGATCATTGCCGCCGCCAATGAGGTGCTGCGCCCGGAAACATCGGTGACAGGCTGGATGACACGCAGCCAGGAGGTGACCCAATGAACATGCTGAAATACATGGCTGCGGGTTTGGTGGCTTGCTTCATGTCGCTGCCTGCGTGGGCTGAAATCAAGATCCAGGAAGTGGTCTCGCCCGGCGGCATCACCGCATGGCTGGTAGAGGATCATTC
It encodes the following:
- a CDS encoding pitrilysin family protein gives rise to the protein MIQRITLAAAALSAALSVPARAEDEAVTAFTLGNGMDVVVIEDHRAPVVQQMVWYRAGSADEPPGQSGVAHFLEHLLFKGTDKLAPGELSATVRANGGQDNAFTSYDYTAYFQRVAADRLELMMQMESDRMTNLRLSEEDIATEREVILEERNQRTDNDPVALFREQLRAVQYLNHRYGQPVIGWRHEMESLDMEDALSFYRTYYAPNNAILVVSGDVQPDEVKALAEEYYGAIPANPDLPERFRSQEPPQTAARRLTFEDARVAQPYVQRSYLAPERDSGDQQKAGALYLLAELLGGGNTSFLANALQFDQQVAVYTGAFYSGSTLDDTSFTLLIVPAEGISMEQAEAALDATLARFLEEGVDEAQLERIKLQLRAAEIYDRDNVNGIANRYGQALSIGLTVKDVQDWPKILQSVTADEIIAAANEVLRPETSVTGWMTRSQEVTQ